The Prevotella melaninogenica genome window below encodes:
- a CDS encoding histidine-type phosphatase: MKKQLILLCALAFSASLHVTAQSFRKQISEHPELSANNYLAYPAPSGRLTPAPSGYLPVYLSHYGRHGSRYLIHEQQYLRPIETLQQADSAGVLTNEGKDILKKLCLMYAESYKRWGELTPLGAQQHQQIARRMYRRFPSVFRDSVWVDAKSTDVIRCILSMENELQELIRHNPRLRIRHDASAHDMYFMKQPDEKLSHQRDSSAVKNTIDEWGKRNIDTKPLMARLFKDKEYVTKKVDAGQLTFDLFSLASIVQNSEIRHSLSLYNLFTTDELYQLWQRSNAWWYLRYTSAPQSGGNQPFSQRNLLRKIITDADSCLALPHPGATLRFGHDTMVMPLTCLLNLNNNDIKVSDIDSLTLKGWSSTRIVPMAANIQFVFYKNPKNPKADVLVKVLLNEEEATLPLPKTSTPYYYRWSDFKKFYLSKLNSYRE; this comes from the coding sequence ATGAAGAAACAACTTATCTTGCTTTGTGCGTTAGCCTTCTCCGCATCGTTACACGTCACAGCACAATCATTTAGAAAGCAAATCAGTGAGCATCCTGAGCTTTCTGCCAACAATTACCTTGCCTACCCAGCACCTTCGGGTAGGCTAACGCCTGCTCCTTCAGGCTATCTTCCTGTATATCTATCGCATTATGGGCGACATGGGTCACGCTATCTCATTCATGAGCAACAATATCTCCGTCCTATAGAAACCCTTCAGCAAGCTGATTCAGCTGGTGTGTTGACCAATGAAGGAAAGGACATCTTGAAGAAATTATGCCTCATGTATGCAGAGTCTTATAAACGATGGGGAGAGTTGACACCATTAGGAGCACAGCAGCATCAGCAGATTGCACGAAGAATGTATCGTCGTTTCCCATCTGTATTCCGTGATTCGGTATGGGTGGATGCCAAGTCGACGGATGTTATCCGCTGTATTCTATCCATGGAGAACGAACTGCAGGAACTGATTCGACATAATCCTCGGTTGAGAATTAGACATGATGCGAGCGCACATGACATGTATTTTATGAAGCAGCCAGACGAGAAACTCTCTCATCAAAGGGATAGCAGTGCTGTAAAGAATACGATTGACGAGTGGGGTAAACGCAATATTGACACAAAACCATTGATGGCTCGTCTCTTTAAGGATAAGGAATACGTGACAAAGAAGGTGGATGCAGGACAGCTTACTTTCGACCTTTTCAGTCTGGCAAGTATTGTTCAGAACTCAGAGATTCGCCATTCGCTCTCGCTATACAACCTCTTTACGACTGATGAGTTATATCAACTATGGCAGAGGAGCAATGCTTGGTGGTACTTACGTTATACCAGTGCACCACAAAGCGGAGGTAATCAACCCTTCTCACAGCGTAATCTCTTGCGCAAGATTATCACAGATGCTGATTCTTGTCTTGCCCTCCCTCATCCAGGCGCAACCCTTCGTTTCGGTCATGACACGATGGTTATGCCATTGACGTGCCTACTGAATCTTAATAATAATGACATCAAGGTTTCAGATATAGATAGTCTTACCCTGAAGGGTTGGAGTTCTACACGCATTGTCCCTATGGCTGCTAACATCCAGTTTGTTTTCTATAAGAATCCGAAGAATCCAAAAGCTGATGTTCTCGTGAAGGTTTTACTCAACGAGGAGGAAGCGACGCTGCCCCTTCCAAAGACCTCTACACCATATTACTATCGATGGAGCGACTTTAAGAAGTTCTATCTTTCGAAGCTAAATAGCTATCGTGAATAA
- the queF gene encoding preQ(1) synthase, translating into MEREKEGLKSLGSKTQYKMDYAPEVLESFVNKHPDNDYWVRFNCPEFTSLCPITGQPDFAEIRISYIPDVRMVESKSLKLYLFSFRNHGDFHEDCVNTIMKDLIKLMDPKYIEVTGIFTPRGGISIYPYANYGRKGTKYEQLAEQRFITHE; encoded by the coding sequence ATGGAAAGAGAAAAAGAAGGGTTAAAGTCATTAGGTTCAAAAACCCAATACAAGATGGATTATGCACCAGAGGTGTTGGAATCATTTGTAAACAAGCATCCTGATAATGACTATTGGGTACGCTTTAACTGTCCTGAGTTTACCAGTTTATGTCCTATTACAGGTCAACCAGACTTTGCAGAGATTCGTATTTCATACATCCCAGACGTACGAATGGTTGAGAGTAAGAGTTTGAAGTTATATCTTTTTAGTTTCCGTAACCACGGTGACTTTCATGAGGATTGTGTAAATACGATTATGAAGGACCTTATCAAGTTGATGGATCCTAAGTACATCGAGGTTACTGGAATCTTTACTCCACGTGGTGGTATCAGTATCTATCCATATGCTAACTATGGTCGTAAGGGTACGAAGTACGAGCAGTTAGCCGAACAACGATTTATCACGCACGAATAA
- a CDS encoding helix-turn-helix domain-containing protein, whose translation MGNFSEYINTWNQLVYIQKIRILKLGEADRGLYTNVYNLLREWLSRNVTDAIEVKYKTDIIKGLISMVLVGFCYGVHKQFGGSTETKQNVSLFNRFLELLQTTTEKHHTVDYYAEQLCISAKYLTIICKKNSGKTANEWIQEYKLSAITNYLRTTDMSVKEISNLLGFPNTSFFGRYVRDRLGCTPLEYRRQQKER comes from the coding sequence GTGGGAAACTTTAGTGAATATATTAATACGTGGAATCAACTTGTATATATTCAGAAAATACGCATACTAAAGTTGGGCGAGGCTGATAGAGGACTCTACACGAATGTATATAATCTCTTGCGAGAGTGGCTCTCACGTAATGTTACAGATGCTATTGAGGTGAAATATAAGACTGATATTATCAAAGGGCTAATCAGTATGGTGCTTGTTGGTTTCTGTTATGGTGTGCATAAACAATTTGGTGGAAGCACTGAGACGAAACAGAATGTCTCACTCTTTAATCGATTCCTTGAACTACTACAAACCACAACGGAAAAGCATCACACCGTAGACTATTATGCAGAGCAATTATGTATATCAGCGAAGTATCTTACTATAATCTGCAAAAAGAACTCTGGGAAGACAGCGAATGAATGGATACAAGAGTATAAGTTGTCTGCTATTACCAACTACCTACGCACAACGGATATGAGTGTGAAAGAGATTAGTAACTTATTGGGCTTCCCTAATACAAGCTTCTTTGGGAGGTATGTGCGGGATCGGCTGGGTTGCACTCCTCTTGAATATCGAAGACAACAGAAGGAGAGGTAG
- a CDS encoding IS4 family transposase — translation MEAKIEKISELSKLLSVKTRMSDDLFHLFGKFGIGHLLSRLSLEKHDGVSASELILSLCLFRIVGKSIHSICKHKIYELSNHGKNCFYRMMIRPQMDWRRLMNHFVLRYMCLLRKYGEAPQSNTTTCFIIDDTVLEKSGVRMEGISRVFDHVKGRCVLGYKLLLCAFFDGKTTIPFDFSLHQEKGKQGNCGLTRQQLKKAYHTKRNIDNPDYKRFQERKMSKLEVAMDMLRRGWKMGLHAKYVITDSWFTCEQLMACVRSIGKGAMHFVGLAKMGKTKYTVSGKKKNAAELIATYERERGKNCRKYKCRYIQLNGNLGDIPVRIFLIKNGRNSTWNVLLTTDTTMSFIKAFEVYQIRWNIEVMNKDTKQYLGLGGYQGCDFNSQIADATLCYLTYTVMALEKRFTEYQTMGELFSDMEDDLMALTLWKRILTCIERILRILGETLGITPQHLMATISGNDKELSKILVMAEALEKWDEVYGHTA, via the coding sequence ATGGAAGCAAAAATAGAGAAAATAAGTGAGTTATCCAAACTTTTGAGTGTTAAAACTCGAATGAGTGATGATTTATTTCATCTTTTTGGCAAGTTTGGCATCGGACACCTGTTATCTCGCCTGTCATTAGAGAAACATGACGGAGTTTCCGCTTCGGAGTTGATCCTTTCTCTTTGCCTCTTCCGTATTGTTGGTAAGAGCATCCACAGTATATGCAAGCATAAGATATATGAGCTTTCAAATCATGGCAAGAACTGTTTCTATCGCATGATGATTCGCCCGCAGATGGATTGGAGACGCTTGATGAACCACTTTGTACTGCGTTATATGTGCCTCCTACGTAAGTATGGCGAAGCTCCTCAATCCAATACCACTACATGTTTCATTATAGATGACACAGTGCTTGAGAAGAGTGGTGTGAGAATGGAGGGTATCAGTCGTGTTTTCGACCATGTAAAAGGTAGGTGCGTATTGGGCTACAAGTTGTTACTTTGTGCCTTCTTTGACGGCAAGACAACCATACCCTTTGATTTTTCACTACATCAAGAAAAGGGGAAGCAAGGCAACTGCGGGCTGACAAGACAGCAACTCAAAAAGGCGTATCACACCAAGAGGAACATCGACAATCCTGATTATAAGCGCTTTCAAGAGCGTAAGATGTCTAAGTTAGAAGTTGCCATGGATATGCTTCGCCGTGGATGGAAGATGGGATTACATGCGAAGTATGTGATTACCGATAGTTGGTTCACTTGCGAGCAACTTATGGCTTGTGTTAGAAGCATAGGTAAAGGGGCGATGCACTTTGTTGGACTTGCTAAAATGGGAAAGACGAAATACACTGTATCAGGCAAAAAGAAAAATGCTGCAGAACTCATTGCTACCTATGAACGTGAACGTGGAAAGAACTGTCGTAAGTACAAATGTCGATATATTCAACTCAACGGCAACTTAGGAGATATACCTGTTAGAATCTTCCTTATCAAAAATGGTAGAAACTCCACATGGAATGTCCTGCTCACCACGGATACTACGATGTCTTTCATAAAAGCCTTTGAAGTGTATCAGATCAGATGGAACATAGAAGTGATGAACAAGGATACTAAGCAATATCTCGGATTAGGAGGTTATCAAGGTTGCGACTTCAATAGTCAGATAGCCGACGCAACGCTGTGTTACCTTACATATACCGTCATGGCTTTGGAAAAGCGGTTCACAGAATATCAAACCATGGGCGAACTCTTTTCGGATATGGAGGACGATCTCATGGCACTCACGTTATGGAAACGAATTCTTACCTGTATCGAACGCATTCTTCGCATTTTAGGAGAAACACTTGGGATAACGCCCCAACACCTTATGGCTACGATCAGCGGCAACGACAAAGAGTTGAGCAAAATCCTTGTAATGGCTGAAGCATTAGAAAAATGGGATGAAGTATATGGGCACACTGCATAA